In Nocardia asteroides, the following proteins share a genomic window:
- a CDS encoding LSm family protein gives MPVRRLIALSAFALLLPLAATACTMTGPGTTSECTVGGCTVTFDRGVDAKASVLGIEAQLVAVNGDVVTLSVGGQQITVPVGQSQASNGTDVRVSEVTPDKVVVVFSTGLTQN, from the coding sequence ATGCCTGTTCGTCGGCTGATCGCGCTGTCCGCTTTCGCCCTCCTGTTGCCCCTCGCCGCCACCGCTTGCACCATGACCGGGCCCGGCACCACCTCCGAGTGCACGGTCGGCGGCTGCACCGTCACCTTCGATCGCGGGGTGGACGCGAAGGCCTCGGTCCTCGGGATCGAGGCGCAGCTCGTGGCCGTCAACGGCGACGTGGTGACCCTGAGCGTCGGTGGCCAGCAGATCACCGTGCCGGTCGGGCAGTCGCAGGCGTCCAACGGGACGGACGTGCGGGTCAGCGAGGTCACCCCGGACAAGGTCGTCGTCGTGTTCTCGACGGGCCTCACCCAGAACTGA
- a CDS encoding YybH family protein — translation MTDSVERVRERARRPEDLSRLVVERLNAGDVDGLVELYESEAVLALPDGVVATGIEEIRAAYTRLIADRPVFQPGAQAPALRAGDLALTSSRLPGGTGATVEVARRQPDGSWRWILDQPNVLG, via the coding sequence ATGACCGACAGTGTCGAACGTGTGCGGGAACGAGCGCGGCGTCCGGAGGATCTGAGCCGGTTGGTGGTCGAGCGGCTCAACGCCGGTGACGTGGACGGCCTGGTCGAGTTGTACGAATCCGAGGCGGTGCTGGCGCTGCCCGACGGCGTGGTGGCCACCGGGATCGAGGAGATCCGGGCGGCCTACACCCGGCTGATCGCCGATCGCCCGGTGTTCCAGCCCGGCGCGCAGGCCCCGGCCTTGCGGGCCGGTGACCTGGCGCTGACCTCGTCGCGGCTACCCGGCGGGACCGGCGCGACCGTCGAGGTGGCGCGTCGGCAGCCCGACGGCAGCTGGCGGTGGATCCTGGATCAGCCGAACGTCCTCGGCTGA